In Paenibacillus sp. FSL R7-0345, a single window of DNA contains:
- a CDS encoding phosphotransferase: MNIFSRMNNVDLGATRGFGWIQPSGNGAFPSWKDYITSFFGEEQTGTFWEGWYSLFQTTCLEKDVFDECYNRLMAYSSYNELHRYFIHGDFQPWNILSDGRHITGIIDGNFAYGDFLVDLATLEGTLGELDVVQAYQEQEEHTGLIIPDFNGRLTGARYFKGLDGLRFYAKMGWDDAYNQLRNQLLQLPG, translated from the coding sequence ATGAACATATTTAGCCGGATGAATAACGTTGATCTGGGTGCTACCCGCGGGTTTGGCTGGATTCAGCCGTCAGGAAATGGAGCATTTCCCTCATGGAAGGATTACATAACTTCATTCTTCGGGGAAGAGCAGACGGGAACCTTCTGGGAAGGCTGGTACAGCTTGTTTCAGACAACATGTCTGGAAAAGGATGTGTTTGATGAATGCTATAACCGTCTGATGGCTTATTCCAGCTACAATGAGCTGCACCGCTATTTCATCCACGGGGATTTTCAGCCCTGGAATATCTTGTCGGATGGCCGGCATATCACGGGGATCATCGACGGTAACTTTGCTTATGGAGATTTCCTCGTAGATCTGGCTACCTTGGAAGGAACATTAGGTGAGCTTGATGTGGTGCAGGCTTATCAGGAACAGGAGGAGCATACGGGCCTGATTATCCCGGACTTTAACGGGCGGCTGACCGGTGCGCGTTATTTCAAAGGTCTGGACGGACTCCGCTTCTATGCAAAAATGGGCTGGGATGATGCCTATAATCAGCTGCGCAATCAGCTGCTTCAGCTCCCGGGCTGA
- a CDS encoding sugar ABC transporter permease produces the protein MSANIMKAEQLQAVANPKRKRKWQSYALLFILPSFLIYTLFVIVPTAGSIYLSFTSWDGISDDIRYIGFANFTEILQSTRVHNALKNTLIMTVSLVVLENIAAILLAILVDKVRWFKNLFRSVFYFPTLLSGVVMGFVWAMILNYNFGVFNQMLEAVGLGSWMVDWLGSPKYAMLAIVLSTVWKGAGYYMIIYLAGLQGIPAELNEAASIDGAGGWQQFRHITFPLLAGSLTVCMVLSMISALKIFDQIAVMTDGGPGFETETLTYIIYKVGFGELRQGFGTALAMVLFLLILLVTLIQVKFLRKREVQM, from the coding sequence ATGAGTGCAAACATCATGAAGGCTGAGCAGCTACAGGCCGTTGCCAATCCAAAAAGAAAAAGAAAATGGCAATCCTATGCGCTGCTGTTTATATTACCGTCATTTCTGATTTATACACTGTTCGTCATTGTCCCGACAGCCGGAAGCATCTATCTCAGCTTCACTTCATGGGACGGCATCAGTGATGACATCCGGTACATCGGCTTTGCCAACTTCACCGAGATTCTGCAAAGCACCCGGGTGCACAACGCATTGAAAAATACACTTATTATGACGGTCAGTCTGGTTGTTCTGGAGAATATCGCCGCGATCCTGCTGGCTATTCTGGTCGACAAGGTCCGATGGTTCAAAAACCTGTTCAGAAGCGTGTTCTACTTCCCGACTTTGCTCAGCGGTGTCGTCATGGGCTTCGTATGGGCCATGATTCTGAATTATAACTTTGGTGTCTTTAACCAGATGCTGGAGGCGGTCGGCCTTGGAAGCTGGATGGTCGACTGGCTCGGCAGTCCAAAATATGCAATGCTGGCGATTGTATTGTCTACAGTCTGGAAAGGTGCAGGCTATTATATGATCATTTATCTGGCTGGACTGCAGGGCATTCCGGCAGAATTAAATGAAGCAGCCTCGATCGACGGTGCGGGGGGATGGCAGCAGTTCCGCCATATTACCTTCCCGCTGCTCGCCGGCTCCTTGACGGTATGTATGGTGCTGTCGATGATCAGTGCGCTGAAAATTTTTGACCAGATCGCGGTTATGACAGACGGCGGACCGGGATTCGAGACGGAGACGCTGACTTATATTATCTATAAGGTTGGCTTCGGAGAACTGCGGCAGGGCTTCGGTACGGCGCTGGCAATGGTATTGTTCCTGCTGATCCTGCTGGTCACCCTCATTCAGGTGAAATTCCTCCGTAAACGGGAGGTGCAGATGTAA
- a CDS encoding GNAT family N-acetyltransferase, producing MEIRIDDLSGTEIVALITEHLQSMFDQSPPESVHALGIEKLKAPGITFWSAWEEGELVGCGALKDLGDHHGELKSMRTSKQHLRKGVASKLLAHIIEEADKLGYRRLSLETGSTEGFEAARNLYGRFGFEYCSPFADYEEDPYSVFMTRKL from the coding sequence ATGGAAATCAGGATTGATGATCTGAGCGGTACGGAGATTGTTGCCCTCATAACGGAGCATCTGCAGAGCATGTTTGATCAATCTCCGCCGGAGAGTGTCCATGCCTTAGGTATAGAGAAGCTTAAAGCACCGGGCATCACCTTCTGGAGCGCCTGGGAAGAAGGAGAGCTTGTAGGCTGCGGTGCGCTTAAAGACTTGGGGGATCATCATGGAGAACTCAAATCGATGCGGACTTCAAAACAGCATCTCAGAAAAGGCGTTGCCTCCAAGCTGCTGGCTCATATTATTGAAGAAGCAGATAAGCTGGGATACCGGCGTTTGAGCCTAGAAACAGGATCTACGGAAGGCTTTGAAGCGGCCCGGAATTTATACGGGCGGTTCGGATTCGAATACTGCAGTCCATTCGCGGACTATGAGGAAGATCCGTACAGCGTATTCATGACACGGAAGCTGTGA
- a CDS encoding DUF2935 domain-containing protein, giving the protein MSDPFVVRSLEEIRFWSRIMKEHSLFLRLGFRCEDTQLINEANQFQAIFEEIERKANAFSAETDPQTIRAFNVEVHTAVSHIWVFKRRVLGLILQCKLPGQNNFPLLVDHVSREANYFRNRLEELNNGTLEPLHDAIIDENVFFLRIMADHAKFISHLLDPSERKLVAQAREFSHDFDTLLFQAIDLSSMRPQSQTVPLLSQFVDENKVSVESLRDFKKTARDLIAECRIKSIIHPLLADHVYREAEHFLFILDMFEKSLTGVKINKREILM; this is encoded by the coding sequence TTGTCCGATCCTTTTGTAGTCCGTTCACTGGAAGAAATACGTTTTTGGTCGCGTATCATGAAGGAGCATTCGCTGTTCCTGAGGCTGGGATTCAGGTGTGAAGACACCCAATTGATCAACGAGGCCAATCAGTTTCAGGCTATATTTGAAGAAATTGAACGGAAGGCCAATGCTTTTAGCGCAGAAACAGATCCGCAGACGATCAGAGCGTTTAATGTAGAAGTCCATACTGCGGTCAGTCATATTTGGGTGTTCAAAAGAAGAGTACTGGGACTCATCCTGCAATGCAAGCTCCCCGGCCAGAACAACTTTCCGCTGCTGGTGGATCATGTGAGCAGGGAGGCGAATTATTTCCGCAACCGGCTGGAAGAGCTCAACAATGGCACACTGGAGCCTTTGCATGATGCGATTATCGACGAGAATGTATTTTTTCTGAGAATCATGGCCGATCATGCCAAGTTTATCAGCCATCTGCTGGACCCTTCTGAACGGAAGCTTGTAGCGCAGGCGAGGGAATTCAGTCATGACTTCGATACGCTGCTGTTCCAGGCAATAGACCTCAGCTCAATGCGTCCACAGTCTCAGACAGTACCTTTGCTCAGCCAATTTGTCGATGAGAACAAAGTGTCGGTTGAATCACTGCGTGACTTCAAAAAGACCGCCCGCGATCTGATCGCGGAATGCCGGATCAAGAGCATCATTCATCCGCTGCTGGCTGACCATGTATACCGGGAAGCGGAACATTTCCTGTTCATCCTCGATATGTTTGAGAAATCGCTAACTGGAGTCAAGATTAACAAGCGGGAGATCCTGATGTAA
- a CDS encoding response regulator, whose protein sequence is MRPIRVLLADDEPIIIRGLKKLIAWETLGLSIVGEARDGKELKQLIEDSSPDLIISDISMPGFTGIEIIRDIHESALPIKVVFISAYQEFDYARQAVQYGALDYLVKPVNTGQLEQVLTRAVAAIREESEGERNKLMLTHYEKKNRSITMEELLEQLADGNRSRAAEFIAMAGRTDTQWVTVCVIETDEYHGQSSRWEERERKLVAFALSNIIKETVEAQSNGFVFRKGERFGIVLQHDDPGVPLQLMEDLHGKINTFLKLQVSAGIGQSVRDIGRMDESYTNALKALTNRYFSGLNQVYLFREEDQEPENEALECLKNLQEQLNEALQSLNTDMLAPLLQKLLETVKQQAEGSRGKAVSSIYNVILQLEQEFAGYGIEARMEDGSAQPLLEMLHEAPTFERLGNELEQAVGRIAELLAGKIKGREPAQLSQVKAHVEQHYADNITLESAAAMVYMNPYYFSSFFKKHTGQNFKQYVTEVRMRHALRLLLESDLMVYEIAERVGYNNARHFSDMFKRKFSKLPQEYKQSYRNS, encoded by the coding sequence ATGCGACCGATCCGCGTATTACTGGCCGATGACGAGCCGATTATCATCCGCGGGCTGAAGAAGCTCATTGCCTGGGAAACGCTGGGGCTGAGCATTGTGGGGGAAGCCAGAGACGGCAAAGAGCTTAAGCAGCTCATTGAAGACTCTAGCCCCGATTTAATTATCAGCGATATCAGCATGCCGGGATTTACGGGCATCGAGATTATAAGGGATATTCACGAATCGGCGCTGCCGATCAAGGTGGTATTTATCAGCGCCTACCAGGAGTTTGATTATGCCCGCCAGGCCGTTCAATACGGGGCGCTGGATTATCTGGTGAAGCCGGTCAACACCGGCCAGCTGGAGCAGGTCCTGACCAGGGCAGTTGCTGCCATACGCGAAGAGTCGGAGGGTGAACGCAATAAATTGATGCTGACCCATTATGAGAAGAAGAACCGCAGCATTACGATGGAAGAGCTGCTGGAACAGCTGGCTGACGGCAACCGCAGCAGAGCGGCCGAATTTATCGCTATGGCCGGCAGGACAGACACGCAGTGGGTTACGGTCTGTGTAATAGAAACCGACGAATATCACGGGCAGTCCTCCCGCTGGGAGGAGCGCGAGCGGAAGCTGGTGGCTTTTGCCCTGTCTAATATTATTAAGGAGACGGTCGAGGCGCAGAGCAACGGCTTTGTGTTCCGCAAAGGGGAGCGTTTCGGCATTGTGTTGCAGCATGACGATCCCGGTGTACCGCTTCAGCTGATGGAGGATTTGCACGGCAAAATCAACACCTTTTTAAAGCTGCAGGTTTCGGCCGGCATCGGCCAGTCTGTACGTGACATTGGACGTATGGATGAATCGTATACGAATGCGCTGAAAGCGTTGACAAACCGCTATTTTTCAGGACTCAACCAGGTTTACTTGTTCCGGGAGGAGGATCAGGAACCAGAGAATGAAGCACTGGAATGTCTGAAGAACCTGCAGGAGCAGCTGAATGAAGCATTGCAATCGCTGAATACGGACATGCTTGCACCTTTGCTGCAAAAGCTGCTGGAGACGGTAAAGCAGCAGGCGGAGGGCAGCCGTGGGAAAGCCGTGTCCAGCATCTACAACGTGATTTTGCAGCTTGAGCAGGAATTCGCCGGTTACGGTATTGAAGCCCGTATGGAGGACGGATCAGCGCAGCCGCTGCTGGAGATGCTGCATGAAGCACCTACCTTCGAACGGCTGGGCAATGAACTGGAGCAGGCAGTGGGCCGGATCGCGGAGCTGCTGGCAGGTAAAATCAAAGGCAGGGAGCCTGCCCAGCTCTCGCAGGTCAAAGCCCATGTCGAGCAGCATTATGCGGATAATATTACGCTGGAGTCTGCAGCTGCGATGGTCTATATGAACCCGTATTACTTCAGCAGCTTTTTCAAGAAGCATACCGGACAGAACTTTAAACAGTATGTCACTGAGGTGCGGATGCGCCATGCGCTCCGGCTGCTGCTGGAGAGTGATCTTATGGTGTACGAAATCGCCGAGCGGGTCGGCTACAATAATGCCCGCCATTTCAGTGATATGTTCAAACGCAAATTCAGCAAGCTCCCGCAGGAGTATAAACAGAGCTACAGAAACTCATAG
- a CDS encoding cupin domain-containing protein, whose protein sequence is MAKFEEVKNGVIFPAGEKNEAFAAYFTGQSYLQSLVTDPQLNIGVGNVTFEPGCRNNWHIHRGGFQILLVTGGEGWYQEDGKPAQFLRAGDVIVTHDGVKHWHGAAKDSWFEHIAITAGKPEWLEAVSDEEYSSIQA, encoded by the coding sequence ATGGCAAAATTTGAGGAAGTTAAAAACGGTGTTATTTTCCCGGCCGGAGAAAAAAACGAGGCATTCGCTGCCTATTTCACAGGTCAAAGCTATCTGCAGTCCCTGGTGACTGACCCGCAATTGAATATCGGCGTCGGCAATGTGACCTTTGAGCCGGGCTGCCGGAACAACTGGCATATCCACCGCGGCGGATTTCAAATTCTGCTGGTAACCGGCGGCGAGGGCTGGTATCAGGAGGATGGCAAGCCTGCGCAATTCCTGAGGGCCGGGGATGTGATCGTTACCCATGACGGGGTAAAGCACTGGCACGGCGCCGCCAAAGACAGCTGGTTTGAGCACATTGCCATCACTGCAGGCAAGCCGGAATGGTTAGAAGCGGTATCCGATGAGGAATATAGCAGTATCCAAGCATAG
- a CDS encoding ABC transporter substrate-binding protein, which yields MAHKQTMIRLSALLLAATTVLSACGNNNNNAANSAPEGPAAPEASAGNAAGEAKKVSFTIGYASGDPATKQAIADTVKAFMAANPHITVKDLSETSSAAYLDWLKTKDAVGEFPDLVEMRDTQVFADAGKIVELPADLLELFKDPPQVDGKVWNAPLQVNVPQGIIYSKKAYADAGITELPKTYDEFIQIQEKLKTSGITPLVVGGKDIFHMGFWINKFLIDDVYAKDPDWNSKRTAKTASFTDSNVVQAMTDYKQLFTNYVDKGWLSTADNQTASFLVSGKAAQLFSGTWMFSQIKEADPNFDFGFYAIPDREGKVNVIGLASPAGWSLSAEAAKDADKTEAIKEFIRFFFQKDNYSKYLAGINGIPSTKEEVTYETGEQMQVALDLIADPNVTKSLAINNWWGDNLIPAQFRNWYYKLMQELVVKDGDVTDYMKQADTEYDNQVKANQM from the coding sequence ATGGCACACAAACAGACAATGATCCGGTTATCCGCTCTGCTACTGGCAGCAACAACCGTATTATCCGCTTGCGGGAACAACAATAATAACGCGGCTAACAGCGCTCCGGAAGGCCCGGCGGCACCGGAAGCTTCTGCGGGCAATGCAGCAGGCGAAGCGAAAAAGGTAAGCTTCACCATCGGCTATGCCTCAGGCGACCCCGCCACCAAGCAGGCCATCGCCGATACAGTTAAAGCCTTTATGGCAGCGAATCCGCATATAACGGTCAAGGACCTGAGCGAAACCTCCTCGGCTGCCTATCTGGATTGGCTGAAGACCAAGGATGCGGTCGGCGAGTTCCCGGATCTCGTTGAAATGCGTGACACACAGGTGTTCGCCGATGCCGGTAAAATTGTAGAGCTTCCGGCGGACCTGCTTGAGCTGTTCAAGGACCCGCCTCAGGTGGACGGCAAGGTATGGAACGCACCGCTGCAGGTAAACGTGCCGCAGGGCATTATCTACAGCAAAAAAGCCTATGCTGATGCAGGCATTACCGAGCTTCCTAAGACGTATGATGAGTTCATTCAGATTCAGGAAAAGCTGAAGACCAGCGGCATTACCCCGCTCGTAGTCGGCGGTAAGGATATTTTCCATATGGGCTTCTGGATCAACAAGTTCCTGATCGACGATGTGTATGCCAAAGATCCCGACTGGAACTCCAAGCGTACAGCCAAAACGGCCAGCTTCACCGACTCGAACGTTGTTCAGGCAATGACCGATTACAAACAGCTTTTCACTAATTATGTCGATAAAGGCTGGCTGAGCACGGCAGACAACCAGACGGCATCGTTCCTTGTCTCCGGCAAAGCGGCTCAGCTCTTCTCTGGCACATGGATGTTCTCGCAGATCAAGGAAGCTGATCCGAATTTCGACTTTGGCTTCTATGCGATACCGGACCGTGAAGGTAAAGTAAATGTGATTGGTCTGGCCTCGCCGGCCGGCTGGTCGCTATCCGCCGAAGCCGCCAAGGATGCGGACAAGACCGAAGCCATTAAAGAATTCATCCGCTTCTTCTTCCAAAAGGACAACTATTCCAAATATCTGGCCGGCATTAACGGCATTCCTTCCACTAAGGAAGAGGTAACCTATGAGACAGGAGAACAGATGCAGGTTGCACTTGACCTGATCGCAGATCCGAATGTAACCAAATCGCTGGCAATCAACAACTGGTGGGGCGATAACCTGATTCCTGCGCAGTTCCGCAACTGGTATTACAAGCTGATGCAGGAGCTGGTGGTTAAGGACGGCGATGTTACGGATTATATGAAGCAGGCCGACACCGAATATGACAATCAGGTCAAAGCCAATCAGATGTAA
- a CDS encoding sensor histidine kinase translates to MFGKGRKSGSLFMKFSISFILVGLIPLFALSFFSVRTFSGYIERYTTSNLQQMVLYMSYNLNATFNQYNEISKIMYTGKYEGFLESSSQNQTVNVNELEQINNIPINSFLKTLLLSDPYITSASFVRKSDQKIYEQEKQNKSILEEVWPYKDWIHSMVSQPSKVGIFPSHADPYYFGSERKVYTIGRNLIDTSQGISRTPKVVGTLFLDVDVTLFQQFLQELNLGDKDELYLLDGEGHVFFSNLAGREEQTYEVEELVRSNANMITLSEEIPFLDGHLIARIHRGNLFEKLLAARTTIYIAILICSVALIIMGFWFSRRLAAPIRSVIRQMAVAESGNLDIQLPVESNDEMGRLAYGFNRMVERLQEYINEAYVAKIKQKQTELNALKSQIRPHYLYNTLEVIRMNAVDKEASEVADMILSLSNQLKYVIDYGEDRVSLRSELEHLKDYFYIISVRYDNYYELHLDISPEIDLDWPILKLSLQPMVENAVSHGLRQKGRGSVGVTIEKRDFEYAVTVYDDGDGMNPERLKEVVKLLEEPSSPGKSVGLKNVHERIRTVFGEAYGLSISSREHIGTSITLTFPIPDARERSS, encoded by the coding sequence ATGTTTGGTAAAGGGCGTAAATCCGGAAGTCTGTTTATGAAGTTCTCGATATCGTTCATTCTGGTGGGGCTGATTCCGCTGTTTGCACTCAGTTTTTTCTCTGTGCGTACCTTTTCGGGGTACATCGAGCGGTACACGACCAGCAACCTGCAGCAGATGGTGCTCTATATGAGCTACAATCTGAACGCTACCTTCAACCAGTACAATGAAATCTCCAAAATCATGTACACCGGCAAATACGAGGGCTTTCTGGAGAGCTCCAGCCAGAACCAGACAGTGAATGTGAACGAGCTGGAGCAGATCAATAACATTCCGATCAATTCTTTTTTGAAAACACTGCTGTTAAGCGATCCTTATATTACAAGTGCTTCTTTTGTGCGCAAATCCGACCAGAAAATCTATGAACAGGAGAAGCAGAACAAATCGATCCTGGAAGAGGTGTGGCCCTACAAGGACTGGATTCACTCCATGGTTTCCCAGCCGTCCAAAGTAGGTATTTTTCCCAGCCACGCAGACCCTTATTACTTCGGCTCCGAGCGAAAGGTATATACGATAGGACGCAATCTGATTGATACGTCGCAGGGCATCAGCCGGACACCCAAGGTGGTCGGGACGCTTTTTCTCGATGTGGATGTCACGCTGTTTCAGCAGTTTCTGCAGGAGCTTAATCTAGGTGACAAGGATGAGCTGTATCTTCTGGACGGAGAAGGGCATGTCTTCTTCAGCAATCTTGCCGGCCGGGAGGAGCAGACCTACGAAGTGGAGGAGCTGGTGCGCAGCAACGCAAATATGATCACGCTCAGTGAGGAGATTCCCTTTCTGGATGGTCATCTGATCGCCAGAATTCACCGGGGAAATTTGTTTGAAAAGCTGCTGGCTGCCCGTACCACGATATATATTGCCATTCTCATCTGCTCGGTAGCGCTGATCATTATGGGCTTCTGGTTCTCGCGGCGCCTGGCTGCGCCGATCCGCAGTGTCATCAGGCAGATGGCGGTGGCGGAGTCGGGGAACCTGGATATCCAGCTGCCGGTGGAAAGCAATGATGAGATGGGGAGGCTGGCTTACGGCTTTAACCGTATGGTAGAGCGGCTGCAGGAGTATATCAATGAAGCTTATGTTGCCAAGATCAAACAGAAGCAGACCGAGCTCAATGCCCTTAAGTCGCAGATCCGTCCCCATTACCTGTACAACACTCTTGAAGTGATCCGGATGAATGCGGTAGATAAAGAAGCTAGTGAGGTGGCGGATATGATTCTGTCACTGTCCAACCAGCTGAAGTATGTGATCGACTACGGTGAAGACCGGGTGAGTCTACGCAGCGAGCTGGAGCATCTGAAGGATTATTTCTATATTATTTCAGTCCGCTATGACAATTACTATGAGCTTCATCTGGATATTTCACCGGAGATCGATCTGGACTGGCCCATTCTGAAGCTGTCGCTGCAGCCGATGGTCGAGAATGCGGTGTCGCACGGGCTGCGGCAAAAGGGCAGAGGTTCTGTCGGCGTGACGATTGAGAAACGGGATTTCGAGTATGCGGTTACAGTATATGACGACGGGGACGGAATGAATCCGGAGCGGCTGAAGGAGGTAGTGAAGCTTCTGGAAGAACCAAGCTCTCCCGGTAAAAGCGTTGGACTGAAAAACGTGCATGAACGCATCCGTACCGTATTCGGCGAAGCCTACGGACTGTCCATCAGCAGCAGGGAGCATATCGGGACATCCATAACGCTTACGTTTCCTATCCCGGACGCCCGGGAGCGTTCTTCTTAA
- a CDS encoding WG repeat-containing protein, producing MIIVQRSFFQKRRLTAVLATGLFALAAFFGLGSTYAHADRWEVFDQGEHLFFPEGPIEVDGVVMVPLRPIAERFGYTFVSVNNKEIVLKDAKGYKAVIRLGTKTALLDHNGGSKTQLMVQIPRNYNGAWFIDLALAGAMGGQGHSTVPGTNLIQLRPVTGDAKTKLESQYWFNFNDKGETVSVNNQGQEHLRTSYTAAPDFGYEELIPVKKSGYTAGFMNRSGELAVDAPHYQLGQFSEGLAWFKDLVKTENGGFTVKMGYINRAGKVVIPAVYSRVYDFSDGLAKVAGGKTSYIDHNGKTVIPTVTGLQNSESFSNGLAAVTVRTTSGGKSVIRTGFINTTGKWAIKPIYDYASSFSEGIATATLNGKSGLIDTKGNWIMKPQYGKGSSFIGQFHGGYIMLTLSGKYDYTQRLVDKQGNVITIPGTEQFSGYGDGMISYYDDEGMGFKNLKGEVIVKPAYSYVWDFTAGAGKGFKDINNEYSGYLINKAGEVVWSAE from the coding sequence ATGATAATCGTACAACGCTCATTTTTTCAGAAGCGCCGGCTGACGGCTGTACTGGCTACGGGCTTGTTCGCACTGGCTGCCTTTTTCGGACTTGGCAGCACCTATGCACATGCGGACCGCTGGGAGGTGTTTGATCAGGGTGAGCATTTATTTTTCCCGGAGGGGCCGATTGAGGTGGACGGGGTGGTTATGGTGCCCTTGCGCCCGATCGCAGAGCGGTTTGGCTATACTTTTGTATCTGTAAACAATAAGGAGATCGTTCTGAAGGATGCCAAAGGGTATAAGGCCGTAATCCGGCTGGGCACCAAAACGGCACTGCTCGATCATAACGGCGGCTCGAAAACGCAGCTGATGGTCCAGATTCCCCGCAACTACAACGGTGCCTGGTTTATTGATCTGGCGCTGGCAGGAGCTATGGGAGGCCAAGGCCATTCTACCGTCCCCGGAACGAACCTGATTCAGCTTCGTCCGGTGACTGGTGATGCCAAAACAAAGCTGGAGAGCCAATACTGGTTCAACTTCAATGACAAAGGGGAAACGGTATCTGTTAATAATCAGGGGCAGGAGCATTTGAGGACTTCTTATACAGCAGCGCCGGATTTCGGATATGAGGAACTGATTCCGGTAAAAAAATCCGGCTACACTGCAGGTTTTATGAACCGTTCAGGGGAACTGGCTGTTGATGCACCACACTACCAGCTGGGACAGTTCAGTGAAGGCCTTGCCTGGTTCAAGGATCTGGTCAAGACGGAAAACGGCGGATTTACTGTGAAAATGGGCTATATCAATCGTGCGGGGAAGGTCGTTATTCCGGCCGTCTACAGCCGGGTATATGATTTTTCGGATGGGCTGGCAAAGGTGGCAGGCGGCAAAACCTCCTACATTGATCACAATGGCAAAACGGTTATTCCAACGGTAACCGGGCTGCAGAACAGCGAGTCTTTTTCAAATGGCCTGGCTGCTGTTACTGTACGGACAACAAGCGGCGGCAAAAGCGTCATCCGGACAGGTTTTATCAACACAACAGGGAAGTGGGCAATCAAGCCCATCTATGACTATGCCAGCTCGTTCTCTGAAGGTATTGCTACTGCAACACTAAACGGAAAAAGCGGGCTCATCGACACCAAAGGCAACTGGATTATGAAACCCCAATATGGCAAGGGAAGCTCATTTATAGGGCAGTTCCATGGCGGTTACATCATGCTGACACTGAGCGGGAAATACGATTATACACAGCGGCTTGTAGACAAGCAGGGGAATGTTATTACCATCCCGGGCACTGAACAATTTTCCGGTTACGGTGACGGCATGATCTCCTACTATGACGATGAAGGTATGGGCTTCAAAAATCTGAAAGGTGAAGTAATTGTAAAGCCAGCGTACAGCTATGTATGGGATTTTACCGCCGGAGCGGGTAAAGGGTTCAAGGATATAAACAACGAGTACTCAGGATATCTGATTAACAAAGCAGGGGAAGTGGTGTGGAGTGCGGAGTAA
- a CDS encoding carbohydrate ABC transporter permease: protein MTIQAKKRWTEIILFVITLLFAIIFFFPIFFNLMSAFKSNAEIMRDALAFPKGLYLESFKYLLTETNFPQAIGNSLILTVVSIAAQVLIIPMAGYAIERRNARWTQAIFLYFLAGMMIPFQAYMIPLFKELKVLGLYGSLIGPICVYVAGAVGFGCLLYTSFVKGIPREIEEAAEIDGCNRYGIFWKIVFPLLGPVTASMVVLNGLGIWNDFLLPMLVLPSGQPKTMVVEIYRYIGEFSSRWDMIFAGTAMSVIPVLIVFVSLQKYFVKGIASGATKG from the coding sequence ATGACGATTCAGGCCAAAAAACGCTGGACAGAAATCATTCTGTTTGTCATCACGCTGCTGTTCGCCATTATCTTTTTCTTCCCGATTTTCTTTAACCTGATGTCGGCGTTCAAGAGCAATGCTGAGATTATGCGCGATGCGCTGGCTTTTCCGAAGGGGCTGTATCTGGAGAGCTTTAAGTATCTGCTGACCGAAACTAACTTCCCGCAGGCGATCGGAAACAGTCTGATCCTGACTGTTGTCTCCATCGCTGCCCAGGTGCTGATCATTCCGATGGCCGGTTACGCCATTGAACGTCGGAATGCCAGATGGACGCAGGCCATCTTCCTTTACTTCCTGGCAGGCATGATGATCCCGTTCCAGGCATACATGATTCCGTTATTCAAGGAACTTAAAGTACTGGGGTTGTACGGCAGTCTCATCGGTCCGATCTGTGTATATGTTGCCGGTGCTGTCGGCTTCGGCTGCCTGCTGTACACCAGCTTCGTCAAGGGCATTCCGCGGGAGATCGAAGAGGCGGCTGAAATCGACGGCTGTAACCGTTACGGCATCTTCTGGAAAATCGTATTCCCGCTGCTGGGACCTGTTACTGCAAGCATGGTCGTATTGAACGGCCTCGGGATCTGGAATGACTTCCTGCTGCCGATGCTGGTTCTGCCTTCGGGGCAGCCCAAGACGATGGTCGTGGAAATTTACCGCTACATTGGCGAATTCTCCTCCCGTTGGGATATGATCTTTGCAGGGACGGCGATGTCGGTCATCCCGGTCCTGATTGTGTTTGTCTCCCTGCAGAAGTATTTCGTGAAGGGAATCGCCTCGGGGGCTACCAAGGGCTGA